The Trichomycterus rosablanca isolate fTriRos1 chromosome 22, fTriRos1.hap1, whole genome shotgun sequence genome has a window encoding:
- the smim22 gene encoding small integral membrane protein 22 — MRGQVCLCNRCYPEIRAINKIRSLISVTMDQKNLQQEFQNQLVDVFSRMQSKQLFQSDWDVASFALFFIFIGMVLLLVILVLIRCCCCCCHCDDGPKHHKVGVDNMALEP, encoded by the exons ATGCGCGGACAGGTGTGTTTGTGCAACAGGTGCTACCCGGAAATCAGAGCGATAAATAAAATACGCAG TCTGATCTCAGTGACGATGGATCAGAAGAACCTGCAGCAGGAGTTCCAGAACCAGCTGGTGGACGTTTTCAGTCGGATGCAGTCCAAGCAGCTCTTCCAGTCCGACTGGGACGTCGCCTCCTTCGCCCTCTTCTTCATCTTCATCG GTATGGTTCTGCTCCTGGTGATTCTGGTTCTGATCCGatgctgttgctgctgctgccaCTGTGATGACGGG CCCAAACACCACAAAGTGGGCGTCGACAACATGGCGCTGGAACCGTGA